The uncultured Celeribacter sp. genome includes the window ACATTTTTGTCGTCTGGGCACTAGGCATTGCATTGGCCTTTGCCGTTGCGCGCAAGTTGCAGCGCGGTGAGGCGGGGGCGCAGTCCGAAAGCAAGCCTGCGCCGGAGGACGACGGCTGATGGCGCAGTTCAACATCCTTGTGCTGGTCTGCCTGTGCTACGCGAGCTTTCTCTTTGCCGTCGCCTTCTGGGCGGAGAAGCGCGCCGAAGCCGGACGGCTGGGCTGGATGCGTTCGCCGGTGATCTACACGCTGTCGCTGTCGATCTACTGCACCGCATGGACCTTTTACGGCGCGGTGGGCTATGCCGTGCGTTCGGGGCTGGAGTTCGTGGTGATCTACTTGGGGCCCAGTCTGGTGATGATCGGCTGGTGGTGGATCCTGCGCAAACTGGTGCGGATCGGGCGGACCCACCGGATCACCTCGATTGCGGATCTGATTTCTTCGCGCTATGGCAAGTCGACGACCTTGGGGGTGCTGGTGACCTTGTTGGCGGTGATCGGCACCACGCCCTATATTGCGCTGCAACTGCAATCCGTCGCGCTGTCCTTTGCCGTTTTCGGGTTGAATGATGCGCAGGATATGGTGCTGCCGGATCTCGACAAGACTGCGCTCTGGGTGGCGGCGGGGCTGGCGCTTTTCACCATTCTCTTTGGTACGCGCAATCTGGACGCCAATGAACGCCACCATGGCGTGGTGACCGCCATCGCGCTGGAGGCGGTGGTGAAATTCGTTGCCCTGATTGCCGTCGGGCTTTTCGTCGTCTGGGGGCTGTCCGACGGTCTGGGCGATCTGATGGCGCGGATCGATGCCTCACCGGTGGCGCATCACGCCATTCACGGGCCCCGCTGGATCACGCTGACGATGCTGTCGGGGGTGGCGCTTATCACCTTGCCAAGGATGTTTCAGGTGATTGTCGTGGAGAATGCGGATGAAGCCCATCTGTTCACCGCAGGCTGGGCCTTTCCGCTTTATATGCTGGGGATGTCGCTGTTCGTGATCCCGATTGCCGCCATCGGTCTGGATGTGCTGCCGGAGGGGGCGAACCCGGATATGTTCGTGCTGACGCTGCCGCTGCATTTCGATCAGCAGGCACTGGCAACCCTGTCCTTTTTGGGGGGCTTTTCGTCGGCCACTTCGATGGTGATCGTGGCCGCCATCGCGCTGTCGACCATGGTGTCGAACCATATCGTCATGCCGATCTGGCTGAATGTGCGCCACGGCGGCGCCACGGTGTCGGGGGATGTGCGTCAGGTGGTTCTGACGGCCCGTCGCCTGTCGATCTTCGGTGTTCTGGCGCTGGGCTACCTTTATTTCCATTTCTCGGGCGGTTCAGAAGCGCTGGCCTCGATCGGGATGATTTCCTTTACCGGGGTCGCGCAAGTGTTGCCGGCGCTGATTGGCGGTATTTTCTGGCGCGGGGCAACCCGTGTCGGCGCGATTGCCGGGGTGGTTCTGGGGTTTCTGGTCTGGGCCTATACGATGTTTCTGCCCTCCTTTGGCGACGCGGCGGGCTTTACCGAGGCGCTGCTGGCCGACGGTCCCTTCGGGCTGGCGCTGCTGCGTCCGCAGGCGTTGTTCGGCGTCGATGGGGTCGATCCGGTCGTGCATGCCGTCAGCTGGTCTCTGGCGGTCAACACGACGGTGTTCATTCTCGGCTCGATCCTGTCCTTCCCGCGTCCGGTCGAGCGGTTGCAGGGTGCGCAATTCGTCAATGTCTTTGATCATTCCGGGTCGCCGCGCGGCTGGTCGCATGGCTTTGCCGACGCCGAAGATCTGCTGATGATGGCGCAACGCATTCTGGGGGCCAGTGAAGCGCAGCGACTGTTTCAGCTTGAGGCCGAGGCTCAGGGCAAACAGGGGTACCTGCCGGATTCCACGCCAGCTTTCATCGAACGGCTGGAGCGGGAAATGGCCGGGTCTGTGGGGGCCGCCACCGCGCACGCAATGCTGGGACAAATTGCAGGCGGCGTGCTGGTGTCGGTCGAAGATCTCATGGCCGTGGCCGATGAAACCGCGCAGATCATGGAGTATTCCAGCCAGCTTGAGGCAAAATCA containing:
- a CDS encoding ATP-binding protein — encoded protein: MAQFNILVLVCLCYASFLFAVAFWAEKRAEAGRLGWMRSPVIYTLSLSIYCTAWTFYGAVGYAVRSGLEFVVIYLGPSLVMIGWWWILRKLVRIGRTHRITSIADLISSRYGKSTTLGVLVTLLAVIGTTPYIALQLQSVALSFAVFGLNDAQDMVLPDLDKTALWVAAGLALFTILFGTRNLDANERHHGVVTAIALEAVVKFVALIAVGLFVVWGLSDGLGDLMARIDASPVAHHAIHGPRWITLTMLSGVALITLPRMFQVIVVENADEAHLFTAGWAFPLYMLGMSLFVIPIAAIGLDVLPEGANPDMFVLTLPLHFDQQALATLSFLGGFSSATSMVIVAAIALSTMVSNHIVMPIWLNVRHGGATVSGDVRQVVLTARRLSIFGVLALGYLYFHFSGGSEALASIGMISFTGVAQVLPALIGGIFWRGATRVGAIAGVVLGFLVWAYTMFLPSFGDAAGFTEALLADGPFGLALLRPQALFGVDGVDPVVHAVSWSLAVNTTVFILGSILSFPRPVERLQGAQFVNVFDHSGSPRGWSHGFADAEDLLMMAQRILGASEAQRLFQLEAEAQGKQGYLPDSTPAFIERLEREMAGSVGAATAHAMLGQIAGGVLVSVEDLMAVADETAQIMEYSSQLEAKSEELARTARQLREANEKLTALSIQKDAFLSQISHELRTPMTSIRAFSEILRESGETGGLPPEDLTRFSGIIHDEAQRLTRLLDDLLDLSVLENGQVSLNWSRGNLHDVIERAVSASAPKDGGGGLTILRHVLSEHIAIETDPDRLAQVFINLIANARKYCDADAPVLKIYARRSDGERVQVDFIDNGSGIAKDKQAVIFEKFSRLTDHAKAGGAGLGLAICREIMANLGGTISYLPGQGGAAFRLEWPRVRPRTGLDA